The nucleotide sequence GGCCTTGCTGGCCATGCTGTTCTGGCGCAGCTGGCGGCTGCGCGCGGTGTCGCACTGGGCGCACCACCCCGAGACCTCGCCGCCGGCCTCGGTGGGCCCCTGGGACGACATCCTGGCGCCGCTGTACCGCTACACGCGGGCCCGCTCGCGCGAACTGGCCGAAACCCGCGGCACCATGCAGGGCATGCTGGCGGCCGCGCAAGCCCTGCCCGACGGCGTGGTGACGCTGAATGAGGATTTCCAGATCGAATGGTGCAACCGCGTGGCGCGCCACCACCTGGGCCTGAGCCTGCCCGCAGACCGCGGGCACAATCTGCTGAACCTGCTGCGCGCGCCCGAATTCGTGGCCTACGCGCATCGCGACGACTGGCCCGAGCCCATTCTGGTGCGGCTGGCGCACGGCGGCCAGGAACGCGTCATGATGATGCACCTGGCGGCCTATGCCAGCAACCGGCGGCTGCTGATCTCGCGCGACGTCACGCAGATCGAGAAGCTCGAAACCACGCGGCGCGACTTCGTCGCCAACGTTTCGCACGAACTGCGCACGCCCCTGACCGTGCTGGCCGGCTTTCTGGAAACACTGCGCGACATGCCGGCCGAAGCGCTGGGCACCGAACAGCGCGACCAGTACATGGGCATGATGCACGAACAGGCCCAGCGCATGCAGGCCATCGTGGAAGACCTGCTGACGCTGTCCACGCTGGAATCGTCGCCCGGCACGGACCCGCGCGCGGTCAACCTGCCCAGCCTGTTGCAGACCACGCGCCAGCAGATCGAGGCCTTGTCGGCGGGGCGCCACAGTTTTACCTGGCATATCGACGAATCGCTGGATGTGCTGGGCGCCGAAACCGAGCTGGCCTCGGCCATCTCGAACCTGCTGACCAACGCCGTGCGCTACACGCCCGACGGCGGCAAGATCACGGTGCACTGGCACGGCGAGGC is from Bordetella petrii and encodes:
- the phoR gene encoding phosphate regulon sensor histidine kinase PhoR → MIWLRTLFLVALWAIVALFIQWLAGDPAGWVVFCVALLAMLFWRSWRLRAVSHWAHHPETSPPASVGPWDDILAPLYRYTRARSRELAETRGTMQGMLAAAQALPDGVVTLNEDFQIEWCNRVARHHLGLSLPADRGHNLLNLLRAPEFVAYAHRDDWPEPILVRLAHGGQERVMMMHLAAYASNRRLLISRDVTQIEKLETTRRDFVANVSHELRTPLTVLAGFLETLRDMPAEALGTEQRDQYMGMMHEQAQRMQAIVEDLLTLSTLESSPGTDPRAVNLPSLLQTTRQQIEALSAGRHSFTWHIDESLDVLGAETELASAISNLLTNAVRYTPDGGKITVHWHGEADGGARFSVQDTGIGIAALHIPRLTERFYRVDRGRSRAAGGTGLGLAITKHIAIRHDAELLITSEVGKGSIFALHFPAERVVAA